One Glycine soja cultivar W05 chromosome 7, ASM419377v2, whole genome shotgun sequence genomic window, TTGCCAACTATATGGAACAATCTTCATTGACTGGTACTCCAACCTTAAGATTGTTGGTGCAAATTGGTGGTGATGGCTCCACAAcaataaagaaatatgaaagaagaaACCATTGAGAGTGATGGTCCTacgaaaaagaagaaacaagaaaagtCAGCAATTTTCCAGGATGTGTGTAAAACACTAACCTTTAGGTTTGAATCGCCCCACCAATCTTTATATAAATTGGATGCAATATGGTGTCTTGGCAAATCCCCTTCATTATACAATGGAGTCCATTGACATGGTTTGCACCATCCACATCAACTGTCGTATCGCCAATGGCATTTTACAGCATAATAGTTTCCTTAATTCTCTCTGCGCACAAGGGaagataggaaatgatttggaTACAAAAAATCGGACGAATTTTCTGTTTCTGTTGTTCCTTGTGTACTCTAGTCCTGTTTTTCTGCATGTAGGTTGGTTCTATTCATAATTCATCTCATGTCTCTTAGTGACCTTCCAAAGAGATACACCTCTTGACTCTTAGAGTCACTTCTCACGACCCTTGGTGAGAGTCACATCTCACAACCCTTGGTTTGGAGTCACATCTCATGACTCttagtgaagagtcacatctcatTACCCTTAATGAAAACTCACAACCTTTCATCTTGAAAATCTCTCACATAATTATTAGTTGAATTCTTCCTAGTTCAATGGTTAAAAAATCTGTCTAGAGTAAAATCATGTTCTTTCCGTTATGATGTTTTGTCAACTATATGGATttgtgaaaatgaaattttttggtcTTTATGTATATGCAGGTAGGTAATAGATATTGACCGCTTCCTGGGTTCACTCATACAATGAAGTCAGGTTTTAAAAATGGTTGGCCCTCTGTTGTGCGTCTTCATCTCCGAGAAAAATCAGTGACGCCCTTTTGCATATTTTCTAAAGTGAAACCAGCTGGCAACATGCCTGGGAATACACCTGTTTATCTCAATGTCTATGACTTGACAACTGTAAATGGCTATATGTATTGGGCAGGAATTGGTATTTTCCACTCAGGGGTTGAAGGTCAGCTGACAGTTAAAACCTTTTCAAATCTCCAAAATAGTTTCTCTTCATTTTATACAAAGATATGTGCCTAGAGTTTTGGTTCAAAGTTGTTTCTATCTATGCAATCTTTCATGGGGCTTACATCCTATATTTCACAAAAAATGGTTTTTGATAGTATATCATATGATCATTTAATGCTGTCATTTGATCCAAGTAGTCAACTCCACCTGTGGGATAAGGCTGGGTTATTGTTGTATGCTGTTGTACTACTTCCAATATTTGTAATATCTTTTCTGTACCTCTAATTATTTAGTGAAATTTCAGTACTCCTGTAATACCTACTCCTTGGATAGTTCATTTCAAcagtttcttcttttttatttcaaaaatgagattagaaaaaaattaaccatAGATGTCAGGTGTTATGATTTGAATGGAGGGAGTACACACTTctgaaggactaaaaatatttcACCAACTATCATGGAGACAGAAATTATCTCTAATTTACCTACTTCTGAAAGATCATTTACCCCCCACTTTCAAGATATAGACTAGATAACTGTTTGATCACATGCATAGGCAAAGTAGTAAACtgttatttattcatattttggaGAAAGGGATTCTGTATCTGTGTACATAACACTTACATATGTGAATATTTATTACTTTTGCTGTATTTGGAGAAAAGATAATTCTGGATTCCctgaatattttctaaaatggaGTTGTTATGCTGACAGTTTATGGAGTAGAATATGCATTTGGAGCCCATGACTATCCAACAAGTGGTGTCTTCGAGGTTGAGCCTCGACAGTGTCCTGGCTTTAAGTTTAGGAAGTCGATATTCATGGGAACTACAAACTTAGATCCTTTCCAGATTAGAGAGTTCATGGAGCGCCAGTCTGCAAATTACAATGGTGATACTTATCACTTGATTGTGAAGAATTGCAACCATTTCTGTGAGGATATTTGTTACAAGCTAACAGGCAATTCTATTCCAAAATGGGTCAATCGTCTTGCAAGAATAGGTATATGACATTTTTAAACTCCAGATCCATTCTTTTATGATTAAATTGTATCACTTTAGAGTCGGTAAAGCAGATGGCATTAGATGTTGGTTCTTCCTGAATGTATGCAACTTCGAGTAATGAACAATTTGAACCTAAACATTCTTGTAGATTTTAGTTGAACATCTTGGTGGAAgatttggttaaattatttcTTGCATTGTATCAATAGTTCATCATGTCAAATGTCAAGAACTGGAACTTCTGCAAGAATAGGTATATGACACTTTTGCTCCTACTTTTTGGATGACATGGAGCATCTGCCTGCAATGCAATATGACATTTGAAGGCTCACTATTTAGGTGTGCTTGTTTGAGTAGGTGGAAAATTTTGTGGTGAGAATTACTTTAGATTTACTCTGTTCAAATGGTTGTAAGTGAAGCGCAACTCATTTACACTCCACCCCACAAAATTTGGCCATAAAATTGAATTGACAGATTTTCCACCCTCTGTACCAAGGAAGAATGAATGATAATCAAAACCTTTCCATCTCATTTTACATTTCCCTGCCTACTTATAGCACCACAGCCTTACAACTGTGGTTGACTTAAAACTATTATCATTTCTAAGCAAAGAATTTCTTAGAAGCAAATTTCACCTTTACAAGGAAGAGCCATCTGTGGTGGAATTCTTTTTTTGTACTCAATTGCCTTTGCACACACTAAAAATTCTTAGTCATGCTTCTCTGACTTATCATTTCTTGTCCTCCTTGTAGGTTCCTTTCCATCTCGTTTTACATTTCCCTGCTTACTTATAGCACCACAGCCTTACAACTGTGGTTGACTTAAAACTATTATCATTTCAAAGCAAAGAATTTCTTAGAAGCAAATTTCACCTTTACAAGGAAGAGCCATCTGTGGTGGAATTCTTTTTTTGTACTCAATTGCCTTTGCACACACTAAAAATTCTTAGTCATGCTTCTCTGACTTATCATTTCTTGTCCTCCTTGTAGGTTCCTTTTGCAACTGTATACTCCCTGATGCTCTTAAAACTTCCACTGTTCAGCATGATGATCCCAACTTTCAAGGGTGTGATAGTGAGAAACGAAGACTACGAACCGCCTTCAGTTGCTTGTCATCAATCTCAATGCCTCAGAAGGAAGTGTCAATGTCTTCATTATTTATGCATTCTCACTATAAAGGTTGCCTACCACCATGGGAGTTAAAGAAGTCTAAAAAGGGCTCACTAAAGCAAAAATTAGAAGACTAGTTTACTTCTCAGTAACTCTCCTCTGATGTAGGGTATCCATTGTCTTTCTGGTAACTGAATCACTAGAAAGAAATTATTGCTTTTAGTCACACCTGTGCGAGTGCTCTTCCTCAAGTGCAAATTTTTCtgtcaatatttattttgaatgttCAAGCTCATGGCTTTGTTGCTTCATTTTGCTTTCCCTCTTTCTTTGTGTCTAGTTTTTGCTTGTAATCTTTGTTTGATTGTGAATCTATGTCAGATATATTGCTGTGTCAATTCAATTTTTCATAGCTGGAGGAAATTCTGTCAGGtcaaacaaacacacaaatcACAAATGGTAAGATACCAGTAAGACGAAAGAaagtaaagaagaaaaagggaaTGTGAATGTTAGCGTTTTTGAAAGTACATTTAACAGGATAAATgcttatatttatataactaaagtttataatatataaattatattataaataatttatattgtgattaataattatttgataatatattttaaaaatattt contains:
- the LOC114419166 gene encoding deSI-like protein At4g17486, translating into MKSGFKNGWPSVVRLHLREKSVTPFCIFSKVKPAGNMPGNTPVYLNVYDLTTVNGYMYWAGIGIFHSGVEVYGVEYAFGAHDYPTSGVFEVEPRQCPGFKFRKSIFMGTTNLDPFQIREFMERQSANYNGDTYHLIVKNCNHFCEDICYKLTGNSIPKWVNRLARIGSFCNCILPDALKTSTVQHDDPNFQGCDSEKRRLRTAFSCLSSISMPQKEVSMSSLFMHSHYKGCLPPWELKKSKKGSLKQKLED